From the genome of Seriola aureovittata isolate HTS-2021-v1 ecotype China chromosome 6, ASM2101889v1, whole genome shotgun sequence, one region includes:
- the kif1aa gene encoding kinesin-like protein KIF1A isoform X11, with amino-acid sequence MAGASVKVAVRVRPFNSREIGKESKCIIQMSGNTTTIVNPKQAKDNKSFNFDYSYWSHTTPEDVNYASQMRVYKDIGEEMLLHAFEGYNVCIFAYGQTGAGKSYTMMGKQDVKDQQGIIPLLCEDLFTKINDNTDNSMSYSVEVSYMEIYCERVRDLLNPKNKGHLRVREHPLMGPYVEDLSKLAVTSYNDIQDLMDSGNKARTVAATNMNETSSRSHAVFNIIFTQKRHDAETDNTSEKVSKISLVDLAGSERADSTGAKGTRLKEGANINKSLTTLGKVISALAEVDSGPNKNKKKKKVESFIPYRDSVLTWLLRENLGGNSRTAMVAALSPADINYDETLSTLRYADRAKQIRCNAVINEDPNNRLVRELKEEVSRLKDLLYAQGLGDIIETYRATGAEIEGLKYLSDKNNNNKGQAVNQKDDLSTVTNAMTGMSPSPSLSALSSRAGSIASLHDRIMFSPGSEEAIERLKETEKIIAELNETWEEKLRRTEAIRMEREALLAEMGVAMREDGGTVGVFSPKKTPHLVNLNEDPLMSECLLYYIKDGITRVGRLDASSRQDIVLSGHFIKDEHCTFTSSAGPAGETLVVLEPCEGAETYVNGKRVTEPTVLRSGNRIILGKSHVFRFNHPVQARAERERTPCAETPAEPVDWAFAQRELLEKQGIDMKQEMEQRLQELEDQYRKEREEANNLLEQQRLDYESKLEALQKQVDRYYPETTEEEEEPEEEVQWTERERELAVWSFRKWRCYQFTSLRDLLWGNAIFLKEANAISVELKKKVQFQFVLLTDTLYSPLPPDLLPPEATKDREKRHFPRTIVAVEVQDQKNGATHYWTLEKLRQRLDLMREMYDRAADVPNSAATEDCENVMTGGDPFYDRFPWFRLVGRNPIFNTCMSERMSDPTPSPTLSNSEITELADSQREGRGEEELEELEDLDDDIFLDDPCSELGGEDDDDDDDDDDDDDDEGELCRGSSEGQDPFYDRSPLFSVVGRAFVYLSNLLYPVPLVHRVAIVSEKGEVKGFLRVAVQAISADEEAPDYGSGVRQSGTAKISFEDQQYEKFQSESCSVGLSRTGISQEELRIVEGEGQNAEIGPSADEVNNNTSGGDELENPLKATLDGPLDALEHLRIGNIFTFRVTVLQASSISAEYADIFCQFNFIHRHDEAFSTEPLKNTGRGPPLGFYHVQNIAVEVTKSFVDYIKTQPIVFEVFGHYQKQPFLPLCKDVISPLRPCRRQFPRVMPLSKPVPATKLTAMTRPQAGPCHCKYDLMVFFEICELEANGDYIPAVVDHRGGMPCHGTFLLHQGLQRRITVTIVHESGGDMEWKEVRELVVGRLRNTPEADETIIDPSILSLNILSVGYVRPMQDDRTFFRFEAAWDSSMHNSLLLNRVTPYGEKIYMTLSAYLEMENCTQPAVITKDICMVFYSRDTKLSASRSIRNLFGTGSLRAADGNRVTGVYEVSLCHLADAGSPGMQRRRRRVLDTSVAYVRGEENLAGWRPRSDSLILDHQWELEKLSLLQDVEKTKHYLLLREKLESTLLVGQDSLQSCVTEELSESPQPPEVDQEVGSSSSEITTERQRELAAKCLRLLTHSFNREYGHVCVSASESKISEMSVTTLRDSTSISALNTITPSSTCPSLVEGCYGNTELRPPMPRSRAVSPGPDTQQDAEAKKSLNGASDAKPRTRKFVPDIQEIRVSPIVSKKGYIHFLEPHTNGWVKRYVVVRRPYVYIYNTERDTVERAILNLSSAQVEYSEDQQAMLKTPNTFAVCTEHRGILLQATNDKEMHDWLYAFNPLLAGTIRSKLSRRRAGQMRM; translated from the exons ATGGCAGGGGCCTCTGTAAAGGTGGCGGTGCGTGTCCGCCCCTTCAATTCAAGGGAGATtggaaaagaaagcaaatgCATCATTCAGATGTCTGGAAACACCACCA CCATCGTCAACCCCAAGCAGGCCAAAGACAACAAGAGCTTCAACTTTGATTACTCCTACTGGTCCCACACCACG CCCGAGGACGTCAATTATGCCTCTCAGATGCGAGTATACAAAGACATCGGAGAGGAAATGCTGCTGCACGCCTTCGAGGGTTACAACGTCTGCATCTTTGCTTATGGTCAGACGGGTGCCGGCAAGTCCTACACCATGATGGGGAAACAGGATGTCAAGGATCAACAAGGAATCATCCCCTTG CTGTGTGAAGATCTTTTCACTAAGATCAATGACAACACAGACAACAGCATGTCCTACTCTGTGGAG GTGAGCTACATGGAGATCTACTGCGAACGCGTACGGGACTTGCTGAACCCCAAAAACAAAGGGCACCTGCGCGTAAGAGAACACCCGCTGATGGGACCCTATGTGGAGGACCTGTCCAAGCTCGCCGTCACCTCCTACAATGACATCCAGGACCTGATGGACTCTGGCAACAAGGCCAG gactgTGGCTGCCACCAACATGAACGAGACGAGCAGTCGCTCTCACGCCGTCTTCAACATCATATTCACCCAGAAACGCCACGACGCCGAGACGGACAACACCTCTGAGAAG GTCAGCAAAATAAGTTTGGTGGATCTGGCCGGCAGCGAGAGGGCAGACTCCACCGGAGCCAAAGGGACGAGGCTTaag GAAGGAGCGAATATCAACAAATCTCTAACCACGCTGGGGAAAGTCATCTCTGCTTTGGCAGAAGTG GACTCTGGGCCAAATAag aataaaaagaagaaaaaagtggaAAGCTTCATTCCCTACAGAGATTCAGTTTTGACCTGGCTGCTGAGAGAAAATTTGG GGGGTAATTCTCGCACTGCGATGGTCGCTGCCCTGAGTCCAGCTGATATCAACTACGACGAGACCCTCAGCACACTCAG GTACGCAGATCGCGCCAAACAGATTCGCTGCAACGCTGTCATCAACGAGGATCCCAACAACAGACTGGTGCGCgagctgaaggaggaggtgTCACGCCTGAAAGACCTCCTCTACGCCCAGGGCCTGGGCGACATCATTGAGA CATATCGAGCCACTGGTGCTGAGATAGAGggtttgaaat ACCTATCCGATaagaacaataacaataaaggCCAAGCTGTGAATCAAAAGGATGATCTCTCCACAGTGACCAATGCCATGACAGGGATGAGtccctctccgtctctgtcaGCCTTGTCCAGCCGCGCTGGATCCATCGCCAGTCTTCACGACCGCATCATGTTCAGCCCGGGCAGCGAGGAAGCCATCGAGAGGCTGAAG gaaacagagaaaatcatTGCTGAACTCAATGAAACTTGGGAGGAGAAACTTCGCCGAACAGAGGCCATCAGAATGGAAAG AGAGGCCTTGCTGGCGGAAATGGGTGTCGCAATGCGAGAAGATGGCGGGACAGTCGGTGTGTTCTCCCCTAAGAAG ACGCCTCATTTGGTGAACCTCAATGAGGATCCTCTGATGTCTGAGTGCCTGCTGTACTACATTAAAGACGGGATCACCAG ggttgGTCGTTTAGACGCCAGCAGCCGTCAGGACATCGTCCTCAGTGGCCACTTCATCAAGGACGAGCACTGCACTTTTACTAGTTCTGCCGGTCCGGCGGGAGAAA CATTGGTTGTCCTCGAGCCCTGTGAAGGAGCTGAGACTTACGTCAACGGAAAGAGGGTGACGGAGCCCACTGTCCTCAGATCAG GAAACCGCATCATCCTGGGGAAGAGCCACGTGTTCCGGTTCAACCACCCTGTCCAGGCGAGggctgagagggagaggaccCCCTGTGCTGAAACACCCGCCGAGCCTGTGGACTGGGCCTTTGCCCAGagggagctgctggagaaacagGGCATTGacatgaaacaggaaatggagcAGAG GCTGCAGGAGTTGGAGGACCAGTATCgcaaagaaagagaggaggccAACAACCTTCTGGAGCAGCAGAGACTG GATTACGAGAGCAAGCTGGAAGCTCTTCAGAAGCAAGTGGACCGTTATTACCCTGAAACcactgaagaagaggaggagccagAAGAAGAAG TGCAGtggacggagagggagagagagctcGCTGTGTGGAGCTTTCGTAAATGGAGGTGCTACCAGTTCACCTCTCTGCGTGACCTGCTGTGGGGGAACGCCATCTTCCTCAAAGAGGCCAATGCCATCAGCgtggagctgaagaagaag GTGCAGTTCcagtttgtgctgctgacaGACACCCTCTACTCCCCCCTGCCTCCTGACCTGTTGCCCCCGGAAGCAactaaagacagagagaagcgCCACTTCCCGCGCACCATCGTGGCCGTGGAGGTGCAGGACCAGAAGAACGGAGCCACTCACTACTGGACATTAGAAAAACTAAG GCAGAGGCTCGATCTCATGAGAGAGATGTACGACCGCGCCGCCGACGTTCCTAACAGCGCCGCCACCGAGGactgtgaaaatgtgatgaCCGGAGGCGACCCCTTCTACGACCGCTTCCCCTGGTTCCGTCTGGTTGGCAG AAACCCCATTTTCAACACATGCATGAGCGAGCGCATGAGTGACCCTACCCCGTCCCCGACCCTCTCCAACTCTGAAATTACTGAGCTGGCTGACTCGCAGCGGGAGGGTCGAGgggaggaggagttggaggagttggaggaCCTGGACGATGATATCTTTTTGGACGACCCGTGCTCGGAGCTCGGgggagaggatgatgatgatgatgatgatgatgatgatgatgatgatgatgagggagaGCTCTGCCGAGGCTCCAGCGAAGGCCAGGATCCCTTTTACGACCGCTCACCATTATTCAGTGTAGTGGGAAG GGCTTTCGTTTATCTGAGCAACCTGCTGTACCCGGTTCCTCTCGTCCACCGCGTGGCCATCGTCAGCGAGAAGGGAGAAGTGAAGGGCTTCCTCCGGGTGGCGGTGCAGGCCATATCAG CGGATGAGGAAGCTCCCGACTACGGCTCAGGAGTGAGgcagtcaggcactgccaaaaTCTCCTTCGAGGATCAGCAATATGAAAAG TTCCAGTCAGAATCCTGCTCTGTGGGACTGTCCCGCACAGGGATCTCCCAGGAGGAGCTTCGCATcgtggagggggaggggcagaACGCAGAAATAGGACCCTCAGCTGATGaggtcaacaacaacacat CTGGTGGAGACGAGCTGGAGAATCCGCTGAAGGCCACTCTGGACGGTCCGCTGGACGCCCTGGAGCACCTGAGGATTGGTAATATTTTCACCTTCAGGGTAACCGTCCTGCAGGCCTCGAGCATCTCTGCAGAATATGCTGACATCTTCTGCCAGTTCAA tttCATCCACCGCCATGATGAGGCCTTCTCTACTGAGCCCCTGAAAAACACAGGCCGCGGCCCTCCTCTCGGCTTCTACCATGTGCAGAAC ATTGCCGTTGAAGTGACTAAATCCTTTGTTGACTACATCAAGACTCAGCCAATCGTGTTTGAGGTGTTTGGACACTACCAGAAACagccttttcttcctctttgtaaAGACGTCATCAG TCCATTACGTCCCTGCAGAAGACAGTTCCCACGCGTGATGCCTCTGTCCAAACCAG TACCTGCCACCAAACTGACAGCCATGACCCGCCCACAGGCAGGACCCTGCCACTGTAAATATGATCTCATGGTATTCTTCGAGATCTGTGAGCTGGAGGCCAATGGAGA ctaCATCCCTGCAGTGGTGGACCACAGAGGAGGAATGCCGTGCCATGGCACATTCCTCCTGCACCAG gGCCTCCAGAGGAGAATCACCGTTACTATCGTACATGAATCAGGAGGTGACATGGAGTGGAAGGAAGTCCGTGAGCTTGTTGTGG GACGTCTCCGCAACACCCCTGAAGCGGATGAGACCATCATCGACCCCAGTATTCTGTCCCTCAATATCTTGTCTGTTGGGTATGTCAGGCCCATGCAAGATGACAG GACCTTCTTCCGCTTCGAGGCGGCGTGGGATAGCTCCATGCACAATTCTCTGCTACTAAACCGAGTCACTCCGTACGGGGAGAAAATCTACATGACCCTCTCGGCCTATCTGGAG ATGGAGAACTGCACCCAGCCCGCGGTCATAACCAAAGATATCTGCATGGTGTTTTACTCACGAGACACAAAGCTCTCGGCCTCCCGCTCTATTCGCAACCTCTTTGGTACCGGAAGCCTGAGAGCGGCAGATGG taACCGTGTAACTGGAGTTTATGAGGTCAGCTTATGTCACCTGGCAGATGCAGGAAGCCCAG gtaTGCAGAGGAGACGCAGGCGGGTGCTGGACACCTCCGTGGCCTACGTCCGTGGGGAGGAGAACTTGGCTGGATGGAGGCCCCGCAGCGACAGCCTCATTCTGGACCACCAGTGGGAGCTGGAGAAACTCAGCCTCCTTCAAGAC GTGGAGAAGACCAAACATTATCTTTTGTTGAGAGAGAAACTGGAGTCCACCCTGCTCGTGGGCCAGGACTCCCTGCAGTCCTGTGTCACTGAGGAGCTGAGTGAGTCTCCTCAGCCCCCCGAGGTCGACCAGGAGGTCGGCAGCTCCAGCTCTGAAATCACCacggagaggcagagggagctCGCCGCCAAG TGTTTGAGgctcctcactcactccttcaaCAGAGAATACGGCCACGTCTGTGTCAGCGCCAGTGAAAGCAAG atttCAGAGATGTCTGTCACAACACTAAGAGACTCCACTTCAATCTCTGCTCTCAACACAATCACACCCTCCTCAACATGCCCGTCACTGGTTGAGGGTTGCTACGGCAACACTGAACTCAG ACCACCTATGCCCCGCTCGCGTGCCGTCAGTCCCGGTCCTGACACACAGCAGGACGCAGAGGCCAAGAAGTCCCTCAACGGAGCCTCTGACGCCAAGCCTCGCACCCGCAAGTTTGTCCCCGACATCCAGGAGATTAGAGTCAG CCCCATTGTGTCAAAGAAGGGTTACATACATTTCTTGGAGCCGCACACCAACGGGTGGGTGAAGCGCTACGTTGTGGTGCGGCGGCCGTACGTCTACATCTACAACACAGAGCGAGACACCGTGGAGCGGGCTATTCTCAACCTCTCCTCGGCTCAGGTGGAGTACAGCGAGGACCAGCAGGCAATGCTGAAG ACCCCAAACACATTTGCTGTGTGTACAGAGCATCGTGGAATATTGCTTCAAGCCACTAATGACAAAGAGATGCATGACTGGCTGTATGCGTTTAATCCTCTCCTTGCTGGAACTATCAG GTCAAAGCTGTCGAGAAGACGAGCCGGACAGATGAGGATGTGA
- the kif1aa gene encoding kinesin-like protein KIF1A isoform X3: protein MAGASVKVAVRVRPFNSREIGKESKCIIQMSGNTTTIVNPKQAKDNKSFNFDYSYWSHTTPEDVNYASQMRVYKDIGEEMLLHAFEGYNVCIFAYGQTGAGKSYTMMGKQDVKDQQGIIPLLCEDLFTKINDNTDNSMSYSVEVSYMEIYCERVRDLLNPKNKGHLRVREHPLMGPYVEDLSKLAVTSYNDIQDLMDSGNKARTVAATNMNETSSRSHAVFNIIFTQKRHDAETDNTSEKVSKISLVDLAGSERADSTGAKGTRLKEGANINKSLTTLGKVISALAEVDSGPNKNKKKKKVESFIPYRDSVLTWLLRENLGGNSRTAMVAALSPADINYDETLSTLRYADRAKQIRCNAVINEDPNNRLVRELKEEVSRLKDLLYAQGLGDIIETYRATGAEIEGLKYLSDKNNNNKGQAVNQKDDLSTVTNAMTGMSPSPSLSALSSRAGSIASLHDRIMFSPGSEEAIERLKETEKIIAELNETWEEKLRRTEAIRMEREALLAEMGVAMREDGGTVGVFSPKKTPHLVNLNEDPLMSECLLYYIKDGITRVGRLDASSRQDIVLSGHFIKDEHCTFTSSAGPAGETLVVLEPCEGAETYVNGKRVTEPTVLRSGNRIILGKSHVFRFNHPVQARAERERTPCAETPAEPVDWAFAQRELLEKQGIDMKQEMEQRLQELEDQYRKEREEANNLLEQQRLDYESKLEALQKQVDRYYPETTEEEEEPEEEVQWTERERELAVWSFRKWRCYQFTSLRDLLWGNAIFLKEANAISVELKKKVQFQFVLLTDTLYSPLPPDLLPPEATKDREKRHFPRTIVAVEVQDQKNGATHYWTLEKLRQRLDLMREMYDRAADVPNSAATEDCENVMTGGDPFYDRFPWFRLVGRNPIFNTCMSERMSDPTPSPTLSNSEITELADSQREGRGEEELEELEDLDDDIFLDDPCSELGGEDDDDDDDDDDDDDDEGELCRGSSEGQDPFYDRSPLFSVVGRAFVYLSNLLYPVPLVHRVAIVSEKGEVKGFLRVAVQAISADEEAPDYGSGVRQSGTAKISFEDQQYEKFQSESCSVGLSRTGISQEELRIVEGEGQNAEIGPSADEVNNNTSGGDELENPLKATLDGPLDALEHLRIGNIFTFRVTVLQASSISAEYADIFCQFNFIHRHDEAFSTEPLKNTGRGPPLGFYHVQNIAVEVTKSFVDYIKTQPIVFEVFGHYQKQPFLPLCKDVISPLRPCRRQFPRVMPLSKPVDSDDSPDREKSLELIRYLVPDVFNGALVDSLSGHALSAAGLAASFLLEANEQAQLPAPPTSICSVIKAQKPVPATKLTAMTRPQAGPCHCKYDLMVFFEICELEANGDYIPAVVDHRGGMPCHGTFLLHQGLQRRITVTIVHESGGDMEWKEVRELVVGRLRNTPEADETIIDPSILSLNILSVGYVRPMQDDRQFLDSDMPRTFFRFEAAWDSSMHNSLLLNRVTPYGEKIYMTLSAYLEMENCTQPAVITKDICMVFYSRDTKLSASRSIRNLFGTGSLRAADGNRVTGVYEVSLCHLADAGSPGMQRRRRRVLDTSVAYVRGEENLAGWRPRSDSLILDHQWELEKLSLLQDVEKTKHYLLLREKLESTLLVGQDSLQSCVTEELSESPQPPEVDQEVGSSSSEITTERQRELAAKCLRLLTHSFNREYGHVCVSASESKISEMSVTTLRDSTSISALNTITPSSTCPSLVEGCYGNTELRPPMPRSRAVSPGPDTQQDAEAKKSLNGASDAKPRTRKFVPDIQEIRVSPIVSKKGYIHFLEPHTNGWVKRYVVVRRPYVYIYNTERDTVERAILNLSSAQVEYSEDQQAMLKTPNTFAVCTEHRGILLQATNDKEMHDWLYAFNPLLAGTIRSKLSRRRAGQMRM, encoded by the exons ATGGCAGGGGCCTCTGTAAAGGTGGCGGTGCGTGTCCGCCCCTTCAATTCAAGGGAGATtggaaaagaaagcaaatgCATCATTCAGATGTCTGGAAACACCACCA CCATCGTCAACCCCAAGCAGGCCAAAGACAACAAGAGCTTCAACTTTGATTACTCCTACTGGTCCCACACCACG CCCGAGGACGTCAATTATGCCTCTCAGATGCGAGTATACAAAGACATCGGAGAGGAAATGCTGCTGCACGCCTTCGAGGGTTACAACGTCTGCATCTTTGCTTATGGTCAGACGGGTGCCGGCAAGTCCTACACCATGATGGGGAAACAGGATGTCAAGGATCAACAAGGAATCATCCCCTTG CTGTGTGAAGATCTTTTCACTAAGATCAATGACAACACAGACAACAGCATGTCCTACTCTGTGGAG GTGAGCTACATGGAGATCTACTGCGAACGCGTACGGGACTTGCTGAACCCCAAAAACAAAGGGCACCTGCGCGTAAGAGAACACCCGCTGATGGGACCCTATGTGGAGGACCTGTCCAAGCTCGCCGTCACCTCCTACAATGACATCCAGGACCTGATGGACTCTGGCAACAAGGCCAG gactgTGGCTGCCACCAACATGAACGAGACGAGCAGTCGCTCTCACGCCGTCTTCAACATCATATTCACCCAGAAACGCCACGACGCCGAGACGGACAACACCTCTGAGAAG GTCAGCAAAATAAGTTTGGTGGATCTGGCCGGCAGCGAGAGGGCAGACTCCACCGGAGCCAAAGGGACGAGGCTTaag GAAGGAGCGAATATCAACAAATCTCTAACCACGCTGGGGAAAGTCATCTCTGCTTTGGCAGAAGTG GACTCTGGGCCAAATAag aataaaaagaagaaaaaagtggaAAGCTTCATTCCCTACAGAGATTCAGTTTTGACCTGGCTGCTGAGAGAAAATTTGG GGGGTAATTCTCGCACTGCGATGGTCGCTGCCCTGAGTCCAGCTGATATCAACTACGACGAGACCCTCAGCACACTCAG GTACGCAGATCGCGCCAAACAGATTCGCTGCAACGCTGTCATCAACGAGGATCCCAACAACAGACTGGTGCGCgagctgaaggaggaggtgTCACGCCTGAAAGACCTCCTCTACGCCCAGGGCCTGGGCGACATCATTGAGA CATATCGAGCCACTGGTGCTGAGATAGAGggtttgaaat ACCTATCCGATaagaacaataacaataaaggCCAAGCTGTGAATCAAAAGGATGATCTCTCCACAGTGACCAATGCCATGACAGGGATGAGtccctctccgtctctgtcaGCCTTGTCCAGCCGCGCTGGATCCATCGCCAGTCTTCACGACCGCATCATGTTCAGCCCGGGCAGCGAGGAAGCCATCGAGAGGCTGAAG gaaacagagaaaatcatTGCTGAACTCAATGAAACTTGGGAGGAGAAACTTCGCCGAACAGAGGCCATCAGAATGGAAAG AGAGGCCTTGCTGGCGGAAATGGGTGTCGCAATGCGAGAAGATGGCGGGACAGTCGGTGTGTTCTCCCCTAAGAAG ACGCCTCATTTGGTGAACCTCAATGAGGATCCTCTGATGTCTGAGTGCCTGCTGTACTACATTAAAGACGGGATCACCAG ggttgGTCGTTTAGACGCCAGCAGCCGTCAGGACATCGTCCTCAGTGGCCACTTCATCAAGGACGAGCACTGCACTTTTACTAGTTCTGCCGGTCCGGCGGGAGAAA CATTGGTTGTCCTCGAGCCCTGTGAAGGAGCTGAGACTTACGTCAACGGAAAGAGGGTGACGGAGCCCACTGTCCTCAGATCAG GAAACCGCATCATCCTGGGGAAGAGCCACGTGTTCCGGTTCAACCACCCTGTCCAGGCGAGggctgagagggagaggaccCCCTGTGCTGAAACACCCGCCGAGCCTGTGGACTGGGCCTTTGCCCAGagggagctgctggagaaacagGGCATTGacatgaaacaggaaatggagcAGAG GCTGCAGGAGTTGGAGGACCAGTATCgcaaagaaagagaggaggccAACAACCTTCTGGAGCAGCAGAGACTG GATTACGAGAGCAAGCTGGAAGCTCTTCAGAAGCAAGTGGACCGTTATTACCCTGAAACcactgaagaagaggaggagccagAAGAAGAAG TGCAGtggacggagagggagagagagctcGCTGTGTGGAGCTTTCGTAAATGGAGGTGCTACCAGTTCACCTCTCTGCGTGACCTGCTGTGGGGGAACGCCATCTTCCTCAAAGAGGCCAATGCCATCAGCgtggagctgaagaagaag GTGCAGTTCcagtttgtgctgctgacaGACACCCTCTACTCCCCCCTGCCTCCTGACCTGTTGCCCCCGGAAGCAactaaagacagagagaagcgCCACTTCCCGCGCACCATCGTGGCCGTGGAGGTGCAGGACCAGAAGAACGGAGCCACTCACTACTGGACATTAGAAAAACTAAG GCAGAGGCTCGATCTCATGAGAGAGATGTACGACCGCGCCGCCGACGTTCCTAACAGCGCCGCCACCGAGGactgtgaaaatgtgatgaCCGGAGGCGACCCCTTCTACGACCGCTTCCCCTGGTTCCGTCTGGTTGGCAG AAACCCCATTTTCAACACATGCATGAGCGAGCGCATGAGTGACCCTACCCCGTCCCCGACCCTCTCCAACTCTGAAATTACTGAGCTGGCTGACTCGCAGCGGGAGGGTCGAGgggaggaggagttggaggagttggaggaCCTGGACGATGATATCTTTTTGGACGACCCGTGCTCGGAGCTCGGgggagaggatgatgatgatgatgatgatgatgatgatgatgatgatgatgagggagaGCTCTGCCGAGGCTCCAGCGAAGGCCAGGATCCCTTTTACGACCGCTCACCATTATTCAGTGTAGTGGGAAG GGCTTTCGTTTATCTGAGCAACCTGCTGTACCCGGTTCCTCTCGTCCACCGCGTGGCCATCGTCAGCGAGAAGGGAGAAGTGAAGGGCTTCCTCCGGGTGGCGGTGCAGGCCATATCAG CGGATGAGGAAGCTCCCGACTACGGCTCAGGAGTGAGgcagtcaggcactgccaaaaTCTCCTTCGAGGATCAGCAATATGAAAAG TTCCAGTCAGAATCCTGCTCTGTGGGACTGTCCCGCACAGGGATCTCCCAGGAGGAGCTTCGCATcgtggagggggaggggcagaACGCAGAAATAGGACCCTCAGCTGATGaggtcaacaacaacacat CTGGTGGAGACGAGCTGGAGAATCCGCTGAAGGCCACTCTGGACGGTCCGCTGGACGCCCTGGAGCACCTGAGGATTGGTAATATTTTCACCTTCAGGGTAACCGTCCTGCAGGCCTCGAGCATCTCTGCAGAATATGCTGACATCTTCTGCCAGTTCAA tttCATCCACCGCCATGATGAGGCCTTCTCTACTGAGCCCCTGAAAAACACAGGCCGCGGCCCTCCTCTCGGCTTCTACCATGTGCAGAAC ATTGCCGTTGAAGTGACTAAATCCTTTGTTGACTACATCAAGACTCAGCCAATCGTGTTTGAGGTGTTTGGACACTACCAGAAACagccttttcttcctctttgtaaAGACGTCATCAG TCCATTACGTCCCTGCAGAAGACAGTTCCCACGCGTGATGCCTCTGTCCAAACCAG TGGACTCCGACGACTCGCCGGACCGGGAGAAATCGCTGGAGCTGATCCGATACCTGGTCCCAGATGTGTTCAATGGGGCGCTGGTGGACTCGCTGTCAGGCCACGCTCTGTCTGCCGCTGGCTTGGCTGCTTCCTTCCTACTGGAAGCAAACGAGCAAGCTCAGTTGCCTGCTCCACCCACCTCTATCTGTTCAGTTATTAAAGCTCAGAAGCCGG TACCTGCCACCAAACTGACAGCCATGACCCGCCCACAGGCAGGACCCTGCCACTGTAAATATGATCTCATGGTATTCTTCGAGATCTGTGAGCTGGAGGCCAATGGAGA ctaCATCCCTGCAGTGGTGGACCACAGAGGAGGAATGCCGTGCCATGGCACATTCCTCCTGCACCAG gGCCTCCAGAGGAGAATCACCGTTACTATCGTACATGAATCAGGAGGTGACATGGAGTGGAAGGAAGTCCGTGAGCTTGTTGTGG GACGTCTCCGCAACACCCCTGAAGCGGATGAGACCATCATCGACCCCAGTATTCTGTCCCTCAATATCTTGTCTGTTGGGTATGTCAGGCCCATGCAAGATGACAG ACAGTTTCTTGATTCGGACATGCCTAG GACCTTCTTCCGCTTCGAGGCGGCGTGGGATAGCTCCATGCACAATTCTCTGCTACTAAACCGAGTCACTCCGTACGGGGAGAAAATCTACATGACCCTCTCGGCCTATCTGGAG ATGGAGAACTGCACCCAGCCCGCGGTCATAACCAAAGATATCTGCATGGTGTTTTACTCACGAGACACAAAGCTCTCGGCCTCCCGCTCTATTCGCAACCTCTTTGGTACCGGAAGCCTGAGAGCGGCAGATGG taACCGTGTAACTGGAGTTTATGAGGTCAGCTTATGTCACCTGGCAGATGCAGGAAGCCCAG gtaTGCAGAGGAGACGCAGGCGGGTGCTGGACACCTCCGTGGCCTACGTCCGTGGGGAGGAGAACTTGGCTGGATGGAGGCCCCGCAGCGACAGCCTCATTCTGGACCACCAGTGGGAGCTGGAGAAACTCAGCCTCCTTCAAGAC GTGGAGAAGACCAAACATTATCTTTTGTTGAGAGAGAAACTGGAGTCCACCCTGCTCGTGGGCCAGGACTCCCTGCAGTCCTGTGTCACTGAGGAGCTGAGTGAGTCTCCTCAGCCCCCCGAGGTCGACCAGGAGGTCGGCAGCTCCAGCTCTGAAATCACCacggagaggcagagggagctCGCCGCCAAG TGTTTGAGgctcctcactcactccttcaaCAGAGAATACGGCCACGTCTGTGTCAGCGCCAGTGAAAGCAAG atttCAGAGATGTCTGTCACAACACTAAGAGACTCCACTTCAATCTCTGCTCTCAACACAATCACACCCTCCTCAACATGCCCGTCACTGGTTGAGGGTTGCTACGGCAACACTGAACTCAG ACCACCTATGCCCCGCTCGCGTGCCGTCAGTCCCGGTCCTGACACACAGCAGGACGCAGAGGCCAAGAAGTCCCTCAACGGAGCCTCTGACGCCAAGCCTCGCACCCGCAAGTTTGTCCCCGACATCCAGGAGATTAGAGTCAG CCCCATTGTGTCAAAGAAGGGTTACATACATTTCTTGGAGCCGCACACCAACGGGTGGGTGAAGCGCTACGTTGTGGTGCGGCGGCCGTACGTCTACATCTACAACACAGAGCGAGACACCGTGGAGCGGGCTATTCTCAACCTCTCCTCGGCTCAGGTGGAGTACAGCGAGGACCAGCAGGCAATGCTGAAG ACCCCAAACACATTTGCTGTGTGTACAGAGCATCGTGGAATATTGCTTCAAGCCACTAATGACAAAGAGATGCATGACTGGCTGTATGCGTTTAATCCTCTCCTTGCTGGAACTATCAG GTCAAAGCTGTCGAGAAGACGAGCCGGACAGATGAGGATGTGA